A stretch of Pelagicoccus enzymogenes DNA encodes these proteins:
- a CDS encoding glycoside hydrolase family 28 protein, with the protein MNFVIKHSSSLAFCLLAPFGLWASTELSVDAPASWSVAESIVETIELPDIPQRSVSIEAFGAEPAPADSRKAIMSAIAAQAKKGGGQVVIPAGEWWCDGPIHLQSRIDLHLSEGALLRFSGRAESFLPVVKTRWEGTEVFTYSPLIYGRDVEDVAITGEGTIDGNAESEFLAWHPKAEPDFHRLRKMGFEGVPVEQRQFGAGTHLRPPSVQIFGGKRVLLSGYKVINSPFWVNHLVYVQHATVRDLRIDSHFPNNDGIDVESSSLVLVEGNVFRTGDDSVVIKSGRDLDGRTIGIPSTHIVVRNNDLGGEDGIGLGSEMSGGISHVYFTDNILRSGMSAFRFKSNLDRGGLVEKIRLRNFEVGSFDTLFWFQLNYPSKLGGNFPATYRDIVFEDMSVEEVKVVFEAHAPAASPLRDVQFRNIRIESADTPFIVENAVDLEFENVRIGSQVIDGELSWREQ; encoded by the coding sequence ATTATCTGTCGACGCGCCAGCGAGTTGGTCGGTCGCCGAATCGATTGTGGAAACCATCGAGCTGCCTGACATTCCGCAGCGCAGCGTCTCGATCGAGGCGTTTGGGGCCGAGCCGGCTCCAGCCGATTCGAGGAAGGCGATCATGAGCGCCATCGCCGCCCAGGCGAAAAAGGGAGGGGGACAGGTGGTCATCCCGGCTGGCGAGTGGTGGTGCGATGGGCCGATCCACCTGCAGAGCCGGATCGACTTGCACTTGTCCGAGGGGGCGCTGCTGCGATTTTCCGGCAGGGCGGAGAGCTTCTTACCGGTGGTGAAGACGCGTTGGGAGGGAACGGAGGTGTTCACTTATTCCCCGCTGATCTACGGTCGCGATGTGGAGGACGTGGCGATTACGGGAGAGGGAACGATAGACGGCAACGCGGAGAGCGAATTCCTCGCGTGGCACCCCAAGGCGGAACCCGATTTCCATCGCTTGCGCAAGATGGGCTTCGAGGGGGTGCCCGTGGAGCAGCGTCAATTTGGAGCGGGTACCCATCTCCGTCCGCCATCGGTGCAGATTTTCGGAGGCAAGCGTGTTCTGCTTTCTGGATACAAGGTAATCAACTCGCCGTTCTGGGTGAACCACTTGGTGTACGTGCAGCATGCCACGGTGCGGGATCTGCGCATCGACAGCCATTTCCCGAACAACGACGGCATCGACGTGGAGTCCAGCTCCCTAGTGCTGGTGGAAGGAAACGTATTTCGCACGGGAGACGACTCGGTGGTGATCAAGTCCGGCCGGGACCTGGATGGTCGCACAATCGGCATTCCCAGCACCCATATCGTAGTTCGCAACAACGACCTCGGCGGTGAGGACGGTATCGGGCTGGGGAGCGAAATGTCGGGCGGGATCAGCCATGTCTACTTCACCGACAACATTCTGCGCAGCGGCATGTCCGCCTTCCGCTTCAAGTCGAATCTGGACCGCGGCGGCTTGGTGGAGAAGATTCGTTTACGCAATTTCGAGGTGGGCTCCTTCGATACCCTCTTCTGGTTCCAGTTGAACTATCCGAGCAAGCTAGGGGGCAACTTTCCGGCGACCTACCGGGATATCGTTTTCGAGGACATGTCAGTGGAAGAGGTCAAGGTGGTCTTCGAAGCTCACGCCCCGGCGGCTTCCCCGTTGCGGGATGTGCAGTTTCGAAATATTCGTATCGAAAGCGCGGATACACCCTTTATCGTTGAGAACGCGGTGGATCTTGAGTTCGAGAACGTACGGATCGGCTCCCAAGTCATCGATGGAGAGTTGAGCTGGCGCGAGCAGTAA
- a CDS encoding glycoside hydrolase family 88 protein — protein MKTNSCKAIALTSLLAPSLAVAALSSNESIATVELTNPSDYQRSDEIVSFDLFDLGLRENDPRGNQLVAMEGDLSLPSQSVDDDGDGSFDRFIVGLDFTPGQSREIEILVAPKVANANAFPKRTQAEISRAVGGKWVGQVYEGGTGFENVQSLTPPAQHKDHSLFIRYEGLGIESDKVAYRVYLDRRNGFDIFSKTKHELALHNIGQDGFESYHHLADWGMDTLKVGQSLGTGGYGHWNGKSVDIVSAVDGWDATIKENAHLQSSFNIKYKGWEIAGKKVDLDATLSMQAGSHLVHVDLEYSEVPGPIAIGLVKHAGTELIEGDRDISNFGAWTYIASWGKQSLNDDYLGMAVFFRKGSLEKITQDDSNYVAVVETGNTGYDYYFCSTWEKEPNGIGSKEAFVAYLDRQMEKLTLPVRREVVTTLDLANKQGPLTAERALGYSVQMSESEMKRLGYGLALNQYDPDREGIAKWTYTTGLLMQAIDDTAAATQRADLRSYADKVMNSYVEEDGTITGYNAKSFNIDMINSGKFLLRLWERSKDEKYKIASEHLRAQLADHPRTSEGAFWHKQIYPNQLWLDGVYMGMPFLAHYSQLFEDGSEAKTAVHEFEIARKHMRDSKTGLYYHGWDESREQSWADKKTGLSAEFWARGYGWYTMALVDVMDFLPESQKDLRKTMIKLMVEVADSLVGVQDPDTGTWYQVLDKPEHPANYTESSSSSMFVYFMAKAINEGYLSDKYKDAVIKGYQGMVNEFITFHADGSLSLKDVCKVAGLGFGRDGSFDYYMKEDIVDNGPHGVGPFILAGVEVSKLLK, from the coding sequence ATGAAAACTAACTCGTGTAAGGCTATCGCGCTCACAAGCCTCTTGGCACCTAGTCTCGCTGTGGCTGCCCTTTCCTCAAACGAATCCATCGCTACCGTCGAACTGACGAACCCCAGCGACTACCAACGCTCCGACGAGATCGTCTCATTCGACCTCTTCGACCTCGGCCTGCGAGAGAATGATCCGAGAGGCAATCAGCTCGTTGCCATGGAAGGAGACCTCTCCCTCCCCAGCCAATCTGTCGACGACGACGGCGACGGCTCATTCGACCGCTTCATAGTGGGACTCGATTTCACTCCCGGCCAAAGCCGAGAGATCGAAATCTTGGTCGCGCCGAAAGTAGCCAACGCAAACGCTTTCCCAAAACGCACCCAAGCCGAAATATCCCGCGCCGTCGGAGGTAAATGGGTGGGCCAAGTCTATGAAGGCGGCACCGGCTTCGAAAACGTGCAAAGCCTCACTCCGCCCGCCCAGCACAAGGATCATTCTCTCTTTATACGCTACGAAGGCCTAGGCATCGAATCCGACAAAGTTGCCTACCGCGTCTACTTAGACAGGCGCAACGGCTTCGACATTTTCAGCAAAACCAAGCACGAACTGGCATTGCACAACATCGGACAAGACGGCTTCGAGTCCTACCACCACCTCGCCGACTGGGGCATGGATACCTTAAAAGTGGGCCAATCCCTCGGCACCGGAGGTTACGGACACTGGAATGGCAAGAGCGTGGACATTGTCTCCGCGGTCGACGGCTGGGACGCAACGATCAAGGAAAACGCACACCTGCAGTCCTCGTTCAATATCAAGTACAAGGGCTGGGAAATCGCCGGTAAGAAGGTCGATCTCGACGCCACCCTCTCCATGCAAGCCGGCAGCCACCTCGTGCATGTAGATCTTGAATACAGTGAGGTCCCCGGTCCCATCGCCATCGGACTGGTCAAGCACGCCGGAACAGAGCTCATCGAAGGCGACCGCGACATCTCCAACTTCGGAGCTTGGACCTACATCGCCAGCTGGGGCAAGCAAAGCCTCAACGACGACTACCTCGGCATGGCCGTCTTTTTCCGCAAAGGCAGCTTGGAGAAAATCACGCAAGACGACTCCAATTACGTCGCCGTCGTGGAAACCGGCAACACCGGCTACGATTACTACTTCTGCTCCACCTGGGAGAAGGAGCCCAACGGCATCGGTTCGAAGGAAGCCTTTGTCGCTTACCTCGACCGCCAAATGGAAAAGCTCACCCTTCCCGTACGTAGGGAAGTCGTCACTACGCTCGACCTAGCAAACAAGCAAGGCCCCCTCACCGCTGAGCGGGCCCTAGGCTACAGCGTGCAAATGTCGGAATCCGAAATGAAGCGCCTCGGTTATGGACTGGCCCTCAATCAATACGACCCCGACCGCGAAGGAATCGCCAAATGGACCTACACCACCGGTCTCCTCATGCAGGCCATCGACGACACAGCAGCCGCCACCCAACGCGCCGATCTTCGCAGCTACGCCGACAAGGTCATGAACTCCTACGTCGAAGAAGACGGCACCATCACCGGATACAACGCCAAGAGCTTCAACATCGACATGATCAACTCCGGCAAGTTCCTGCTTCGCCTCTGGGAACGCAGCAAAGACGAAAAGTACAAGATCGCCTCCGAGCACCTCCGCGCCCAGCTCGCAGACCACCCTCGCACCTCCGAAGGCGCCTTCTGGCACAAGCAGATCTATCCCAACCAACTTTGGCTCGACGGCGTCTACATGGGCATGCCCTTCCTCGCCCACTACAGCCAACTGTTCGAAGACGGCTCCGAAGCGAAAACCGCCGTGCACGAGTTCGAAATCGCCCGCAAACACATGCGCGACTCGAAGACCGGCCTCTATTACCACGGCTGGGACGAGTCCCGCGAACAAAGCTGGGCCGACAAGAAGACCGGCCTGTCCGCCGAGTTTTGGGCCCGCGGCTACGGCTGGTACACCATGGCGCTCGTAGACGTCATGGACTTCCTGCCCGAATCGCAAAAAGATCTGAGAAAAACCATGATCAAGCTCATGGTAGAGGTCGCCGATTCCCTGGTCGGTGTCCAAGATCCAGATACAGGCACCTGGTACCAAGTGCTCGACAAGCCCGAGCATCCGGCCAACTACACGGAATCATCCTCCAGCTCCATGTTCGTCTACTTCATGGCCAAGGCCATCAACGAAGGGTATTTGTCCGACAAATACAAAGATGCTGTCATCAAAGGCTACCAAGGAATGGTCAACGAATTCATCACCTTCCACGCAGACGGCTCCCTCAGCCTTAAAGATGTCTGCAAGGTCGCCGGCCTCGGCTTCGGTCGCGACGGCAGCTTCGACTATTACATGAAAGAGGACATCGTCGACAACGGCCCACATGGAGTCGGCCCCTTCATCCTCGCTGGAGTAGAAGTCAGCAAACTCCTCAAGTAG
- a CDS encoding sugar kinase: MPSSHPNGEKDFRFDCVSLGEVMLRFDPGCERIRETESFHVWEGGGEYNVSRSLSRCFGLKTSVVTSLVDNEIGHLLERLIEKGRVDTSFIRWVPFDGTGLAARNGLNFTERGFGLRGAIGVSDRGHSAASMMGPGDIDWRDIFAKQGVRWLHVGGIFAALGPRTAELTLEACRAAKRAGTMVSCDLNYRSSLWEREGFDADKTRSVLRKVVGQSDYLLGSQFDFEKCLGLKFAEGAEGSSLSDETLFRSSAPAVAKRFPKLKALVMTLRKVRSASVNDWAAIGLQDGEFVYSREFQHLEILDRVGGGDGFASGLIYGLMKFGQLSTALDYGIAHGALSMTTPGDTSIATLREVEALLEGVRASESRAWRTAG; the protein is encoded by the coding sequence ATGCCCTCTAGTCACCCCAATGGAGAGAAGGATTTTCGCTTTGACTGTGTATCGTTAGGTGAAGTCATGCTTCGTTTTGACCCTGGTTGCGAACGCATTCGCGAGACGGAAAGCTTTCACGTGTGGGAAGGGGGCGGCGAATACAATGTGAGCCGCAGCTTGAGCCGTTGTTTCGGACTGAAGACCTCAGTGGTGACGTCTCTGGTGGACAACGAGATTGGGCATCTGCTGGAGCGTTTGATCGAGAAGGGGCGGGTAGATACGAGCTTTATTCGCTGGGTACCCTTCGACGGTACGGGCTTGGCGGCCCGCAACGGATTGAACTTCACTGAGCGCGGTTTTGGACTACGGGGGGCGATTGGGGTGTCGGATCGCGGGCATTCTGCGGCATCGATGATGGGGCCAGGAGATATTGACTGGCGCGATATTTTCGCAAAACAGGGCGTTCGTTGGTTGCACGTGGGAGGAATCTTCGCCGCCCTGGGGCCGAGGACCGCTGAACTGACTTTGGAAGCTTGCCGGGCCGCGAAAAGGGCAGGCACGATGGTCAGTTGTGACTTGAATTACCGGAGTTCGCTCTGGGAGCGTGAGGGCTTTGACGCCGATAAAACGCGTTCGGTACTGCGCAAGGTCGTTGGGCAATCCGACTATTTGCTGGGAAGCCAATTCGATTTCGAAAAATGCTTGGGACTGAAGTTCGCCGAAGGCGCAGAGGGGAGCTCCCTGAGCGATGAGACTTTGTTCCGGTCCAGCGCGCCAGCAGTGGCCAAGCGCTTTCCCAAGCTTAAGGCTTTGGTCATGACTTTGCGCAAGGTTCGCAGCGCCAGCGTGAACGATTGGGCGGCTATCGGTTTGCAGGACGGGGAGTTCGTTTACAGTCGAGAGTTCCAGCATTTGGAGATTCTCGACCGGGTGGGGGGCGGAGACGGTTTTGCCAGCGGATTGATCTACGGCTTAATGAAATTCGGGCAGCTTTCCACCGCCCTCGATTACGGGATTGCTCATGGGGCCTTGTCGATGACGACTCCGGGGGATACCTCGATCGCCACCTTGAGGGAGGTGGAGGCCTTGCTGGAAGGAGTGCGGGCATCCGAATCTAGAGCGTGGAGAACTGCGGGCTAG